A genomic window from Diospyros lotus cultivar Yz01 chromosome 2, ASM1463336v1, whole genome shotgun sequence includes:
- the LOC127795642 gene encoding E3 ubiquitin-protein ligase BRE1-like 2 isoform X1, with protein MEGGGWDDQSEKKKKRPHSSAFSSPSPLSHTVDAAALQNQNQKLVQQLDVQKHELHDLEGKIKELQDKQASYDNILIIVNKLWKKLVDDLILLGVRAGPDQYFLQALDRLDHSRGSVPSCPAEEVFLCRLLERDSIGSSQKFGSSKDIEEALAVRIASTQELMKSLQNSINTQRSRILNIAQALHKNPSANDIKSQLSAFDNLMKEEAAFLHEAIDVLHLKHKDYANMLRTCIQGHSVDQSEINRLAGELDESMAELEECRRKLVNLKMQKGTASGVHTSVPGSANGSLSPEKPADRTLRLLELKDSIEETKILAADRLSELQDAQEDNLILSKQLQDLQDEIKDGKYVYSSRAYTLLNDQLQHWNAQLDRYKGLMDSLQVQADRSSILRREKELNAKAESLDAVRNDIANSESKIEELKLQLQNSIVEKNTLEIKMEEVLQDSGRKDVKAEFHVMSSALSKELEMMEAQLNRWKETAHEANSLRGEAQSLKVLLGEKTGECKSLATKCSEQDAEIKSLKLLVEKMQKGKVELQILLDMLGQQIYDNRDITQIKESEQRARAQAQHLRHALDEHGLELRIKAANEAEAACQKRLSAAEAEIAALRAELDASDRDVLELEEAVKSKDAEAEVYVSEIETIGQAYEDMQAQNQRLLQQVAERDDYNIKLVSESVKMKQAQSFLLSEKQVLSKQSQQVNGTLESLQLKIADREKQIKVCIAEALKSTQEDRRLAVNLETAKWELADAEKELKWVKSSVSSSEKEYEQLQRKKVEVQTELDKERGERYKVEEELKEVHKKIAEMSCESGEAAIQKLQDEIKECKAILKCGVCFDRPKEVVITKCYHLFCSPCIQRNLELRHRKCPGCGTAFGQNDVRFVKI; from the exons ATGGAAGGCGGCGGTTGGGATGATCAGtctgaaaagaagaagaagagacctcATTCGAGCGCTTTCTCCTCCCCTTCTCCCCTTAGCCACACT GTTGATGCTGCCGCACTCCAGAATCAGAATCAGAAACTTGTTCAGCAGTTAGATGTACAAAAGCATGAGTTGCATGACCTTGAAGGCAAAATCAAAGAATTACAAGACAAACAGGCTTCTTatgataatattttgattattgtgaataaactATGGAAGAAG tTGGTTGATGATTTAATCCTACTTGGAGTACGAGCTGGACCAGACCAATATTTTTTACAAGCTTTGGATCGTTTAGACCATTCCAGAG GTTCTGTTCCATCATGTCCTGCGGAGGAAGTTTTCCTTTGTCGACTACTAGAAAGAGATTCAATTGGATCCAGTCAAAAATTTGGATCTTCTAAAGATATTGAAGAAGCTCTTGCTGTGCGTATTGCTTCAACTCAAGAGCTGATGAAGTCATTGCAAAATTCCATTAACACTCAGAGATCAAGAATTCTGAACATTGCTCAGGCTTTGCACAAAAACCCATCTGCTAATG ATATTAAGAGCCAACTATCTGCTTTTGACAATTTGATGAAGGAGGAGGCTGCATTTCTGCATGAGGCAATTGATGTTCTTCATTTGAAGCATAAAGATTATGCTAATATGTTACGGACTTGTATTCAAGGTCATTCTGTGGACCAATCTGAGATAAATCGTCTTGCAG GTGAACTGGATGAAAGCATGGCAGAACTTGAAGAATGTAGGAGAAAACTAGTTAATCTGAAAATGCAGAAGGGCACAGCATCTGGAGTTCATACTTCAGTCCCAGGTTCAGCAAATGGAAGTTTGTCACCTGAAAAACCTGCAGATAGGACATTGCGTTTACTGGAATTGAAGGATTCAATTGAGGAAACCAAG ATTCTAGCAGCTGACCGCCTGTCTGAGCTTCAAGATGCACAGGAAGATAATCTGATCCTGTCAAAACAGTTGCAAGATCTTCAG GATGAGATCAAGGATGGGAAGTATGTTTATTCTTCTCGTGCATATACTTTATTGAATGATCAGCTCCAACATTGGAATGCCCAACTGGATCGCTATAAAGGACTGATGGACTCTCTGCAG GTACAGGCTGACAGGTCTTCCATCTTGAGAAGGGAGAAGGAATTGAATGCAAAAGCAGAATCACTGGATGCTGTGAGGAATGATATTGCCAATTCTGAGTCCAAGATTGAAGAACTAAAGCTTCAATTACAGAACAGCattgttgaaaaaaatacaCTGGAGATTAAAATGGAAGAAGTCCTGCAAGATTCAG GTAGGAAAGATGTTAAAGCAGAATTTCATGTAATGAGCTCGGCTTTGTCTAAAGAACTGGAAATGATGGAAGCTCAGCTTAACCGTTGGAAGGAAACTGCTCATGAAGCCAATTCTCTACGAGGAGAAGCTCAATCACTGAAAGTTTTATTGGGCGAGAAG ACTGGTGAGTGCAAGAGCTTAGCAACTAAATGTTCTGAACAGGATGCAGAAATTAAATCTCTAAAATTGCTT GTTGAGAAGATGCAGAAGGGAAAAGTAGAATTGCAAATCCTATTGGATATGCTGGGGCAGCAAATTTATGACAACAG AGATATAACGCAAATCAAAGAATCAGAGCAGAGAGCCCGAGCACAAGCTCAACACTTGAGACATGCTCTGGATGAACATGGTCTGGAATTGAGAATAAAAGCAGCCAATGAAGCTGAGGCTGCTTGCCAGAAAAGGCTTTCTGCTGCCGAAGCTGAAATAGCCGCCCTAAGGGCTGAATTGGATGCAAGTGACAG AGATGTTTTAGAGTTGGAGGAGGCTGTTAAAAGTAAAGATGCAGAGGCAGAGGTCTATGTTTCTGAGATTGAG ACTATTGGCCAAGCATATGAAGATATGCAAGCACAGAACCAGCGTTTGTTGCAGCAGGTGGCTGAGAGGGATGATTATAACATTAAG CTTGTTTCTGAGAGTGTGAAGATGAAGCAGGCACAGAGCTTTTTACTGTCTGAAAAGCAAGTATTATCAAAGCAATCTCAGCAGGTAAATGGAACACTGGAATCTCTACAGTTGAAGATTGCTGACCGTGAGAAGCAG ATTAAAGTTTGCATTGCTGAAGCCCTGAAGTCTACGCAAGAAGATAGACGCCTTGCAGTGAATTTGGAAACTGCAAAGTGGGAATTGGCAGATGCCGAGAAGGAATTGAAGTGGGTCAAATCTTCTGTTTCTTCCTCTGAGAAGGAATATGAGCAATTACAGAGAAAGAAGGTTGAAGTACAAACGGAGTTGGACAAGGAAAG AGGTGAAAGGTACAAGGTCGAGGAAGAGCTGAAGGAGGTACATAAGAAGATTGCTGAAATGAGTTGTGAAAGTGGAGAGGCTGCAATACAAAAGCTGCAGGATGAAATCAAGGAGTGCAAGGCTATCCTCAAGTGTGGAGTATGTTTTGATCGTCCAAAGGAGGTTGTGATCACCAAGTGCTATCATTTATTTTGCTCTCCCTGCATTCAAAGAAATCTAGAGCTCCGACATCGCAAGTGTCCTGGTTGTGGAACTGCATTCGGCCAAAATGATGTTCGGTTTGTGAAGATATGA
- the LOC127795642 gene encoding E3 ubiquitin-protein ligase BRE1-like 2 isoform X3 — protein MEEAAFLHEAIDVLHLKHKDYANMLRTCIQGHSVDQSEINRLAGELDESMAELEECRRKLVNLKMQKGTASGVHTSVPGSANGSLSPEKPADRTLRLLELKDSIEETKILAADRLSELQDAQEDNLILSKQLQDLQDEIKDGKYVYSSRAYTLLNDQLQHWNAQLDRYKGLMDSLQVQADRSSILRREKELNAKAESLDAVRNDIANSESKIEELKLQLQNSIVEKNTLEIKMEEVLQDSGRKDVKAEFHVMSSALSKELEMMEAQLNRWKETAHEANSLRGEAQSLKVLLGEKTGECKSLATKCSEQDAEIKSLKLLVEKMQKGKVELQILLDMLGQQIYDNRDITQIKESEQRARAQAQHLRHALDEHGLELRIKAANEAEAACQKRLSAAEAEIAALRAELDASDRDVLELEEAVKSKDAEAEVYVSEIETIGQAYEDMQAQNQRLLQQVAERDDYNIKLVSESVKMKQAQSFLLSEKQVLSKQSQQVNGTLESLQLKIADREKQIKVCIAEALKSTQEDRRLAVNLETAKWELADAEKELKWVKSSVSSSEKEYEQLQRKKVEVQTELDKERGERYKVEEELKEVHKKIAEMSCESGEAAIQKLQDEIKECKAILKCGVCFDRPKEVVITKCYHLFCSPCIQRNLELRHRKCPGCGTAFGQNDVRFVKI, from the exons ATG GAGGAGGCTGCATTTCTGCATGAGGCAATTGATGTTCTTCATTTGAAGCATAAAGATTATGCTAATATGTTACGGACTTGTATTCAAGGTCATTCTGTGGACCAATCTGAGATAAATCGTCTTGCAG GTGAACTGGATGAAAGCATGGCAGAACTTGAAGAATGTAGGAGAAAACTAGTTAATCTGAAAATGCAGAAGGGCACAGCATCTGGAGTTCATACTTCAGTCCCAGGTTCAGCAAATGGAAGTTTGTCACCTGAAAAACCTGCAGATAGGACATTGCGTTTACTGGAATTGAAGGATTCAATTGAGGAAACCAAG ATTCTAGCAGCTGACCGCCTGTCTGAGCTTCAAGATGCACAGGAAGATAATCTGATCCTGTCAAAACAGTTGCAAGATCTTCAG GATGAGATCAAGGATGGGAAGTATGTTTATTCTTCTCGTGCATATACTTTATTGAATGATCAGCTCCAACATTGGAATGCCCAACTGGATCGCTATAAAGGACTGATGGACTCTCTGCAG GTACAGGCTGACAGGTCTTCCATCTTGAGAAGGGAGAAGGAATTGAATGCAAAAGCAGAATCACTGGATGCTGTGAGGAATGATATTGCCAATTCTGAGTCCAAGATTGAAGAACTAAAGCTTCAATTACAGAACAGCattgttgaaaaaaatacaCTGGAGATTAAAATGGAAGAAGTCCTGCAAGATTCAG GTAGGAAAGATGTTAAAGCAGAATTTCATGTAATGAGCTCGGCTTTGTCTAAAGAACTGGAAATGATGGAAGCTCAGCTTAACCGTTGGAAGGAAACTGCTCATGAAGCCAATTCTCTACGAGGAGAAGCTCAATCACTGAAAGTTTTATTGGGCGAGAAG ACTGGTGAGTGCAAGAGCTTAGCAACTAAATGTTCTGAACAGGATGCAGAAATTAAATCTCTAAAATTGCTT GTTGAGAAGATGCAGAAGGGAAAAGTAGAATTGCAAATCCTATTGGATATGCTGGGGCAGCAAATTTATGACAACAG AGATATAACGCAAATCAAAGAATCAGAGCAGAGAGCCCGAGCACAAGCTCAACACTTGAGACATGCTCTGGATGAACATGGTCTGGAATTGAGAATAAAAGCAGCCAATGAAGCTGAGGCTGCTTGCCAGAAAAGGCTTTCTGCTGCCGAAGCTGAAATAGCCGCCCTAAGGGCTGAATTGGATGCAAGTGACAG AGATGTTTTAGAGTTGGAGGAGGCTGTTAAAAGTAAAGATGCAGAGGCAGAGGTCTATGTTTCTGAGATTGAG ACTATTGGCCAAGCATATGAAGATATGCAAGCACAGAACCAGCGTTTGTTGCAGCAGGTGGCTGAGAGGGATGATTATAACATTAAG CTTGTTTCTGAGAGTGTGAAGATGAAGCAGGCACAGAGCTTTTTACTGTCTGAAAAGCAAGTATTATCAAAGCAATCTCAGCAGGTAAATGGAACACTGGAATCTCTACAGTTGAAGATTGCTGACCGTGAGAAGCAG ATTAAAGTTTGCATTGCTGAAGCCCTGAAGTCTACGCAAGAAGATAGACGCCTTGCAGTGAATTTGGAAACTGCAAAGTGGGAATTGGCAGATGCCGAGAAGGAATTGAAGTGGGTCAAATCTTCTGTTTCTTCCTCTGAGAAGGAATATGAGCAATTACAGAGAAAGAAGGTTGAAGTACAAACGGAGTTGGACAAGGAAAG AGGTGAAAGGTACAAGGTCGAGGAAGAGCTGAAGGAGGTACATAAGAAGATTGCTGAAATGAGTTGTGAAAGTGGAGAGGCTGCAATACAAAAGCTGCAGGATGAAATCAAGGAGTGCAAGGCTATCCTCAAGTGTGGAGTATGTTTTGATCGTCCAAAGGAGGTTGTGATCACCAAGTGCTATCATTTATTTTGCTCTCCCTGCATTCAAAGAAATCTAGAGCTCCGACATCGCAAGTGTCCTGGTTGTGGAACTGCATTCGGCCAAAATGATGTTCGGTTTGTGAAGATATGA
- the LOC127795642 gene encoding E3 ubiquitin-protein ligase BRE1-like 2 isoform X2 — MEGGGWDDQSEKKKKRPHSSAFSSPSPLSHTVDAAALQNQNQKLVQQLDVQKHELHDLEGKIKELQDKQASYDNILIIVNKLWKKLVDDLILLGVRAGPDQYFLQALDRLDHSRGSVPSCPAEEVFLCRLLERDSIGSSQKFGSSKDIEEALAVRIASTQELMKSLQNSINTQRSRILNIAQALHKNPSANDIKSQLSAFDNLMKEEAAFLHEAIDVLHLKHKDYANMLRTCIQGHSVDQSEINRLAGELDESMAELEECRRKLVNLKMQKGTASGVHTSVPGSANGSLSPEKPADRTLRLLELKDSIEETKILAADRLSELQDAQEDNLILSKQLQDLQDEIKDGKYVYSSRAYTLLNDQLQHWNAQLDRYKGLMDSLQADRSSILRREKELNAKAESLDAVRNDIANSESKIEELKLQLQNSIVEKNTLEIKMEEVLQDSGRKDVKAEFHVMSSALSKELEMMEAQLNRWKETAHEANSLRGEAQSLKVLLGEKTGECKSLATKCSEQDAEIKSLKLLVEKMQKGKVELQILLDMLGQQIYDNRDITQIKESEQRARAQAQHLRHALDEHGLELRIKAANEAEAACQKRLSAAEAEIAALRAELDASDRDVLELEEAVKSKDAEAEVYVSEIETIGQAYEDMQAQNQRLLQQVAERDDYNIKLVSESVKMKQAQSFLLSEKQVLSKQSQQVNGTLESLQLKIADREKQIKVCIAEALKSTQEDRRLAVNLETAKWELADAEKELKWVKSSVSSSEKEYEQLQRKKVEVQTELDKERGERYKVEEELKEVHKKIAEMSCESGEAAIQKLQDEIKECKAILKCGVCFDRPKEVVITKCYHLFCSPCIQRNLELRHRKCPGCGTAFGQNDVRFVKI; from the exons ATGGAAGGCGGCGGTTGGGATGATCAGtctgaaaagaagaagaagagacctcATTCGAGCGCTTTCTCCTCCCCTTCTCCCCTTAGCCACACT GTTGATGCTGCCGCACTCCAGAATCAGAATCAGAAACTTGTTCAGCAGTTAGATGTACAAAAGCATGAGTTGCATGACCTTGAAGGCAAAATCAAAGAATTACAAGACAAACAGGCTTCTTatgataatattttgattattgtgaataaactATGGAAGAAG tTGGTTGATGATTTAATCCTACTTGGAGTACGAGCTGGACCAGACCAATATTTTTTACAAGCTTTGGATCGTTTAGACCATTCCAGAG GTTCTGTTCCATCATGTCCTGCGGAGGAAGTTTTCCTTTGTCGACTACTAGAAAGAGATTCAATTGGATCCAGTCAAAAATTTGGATCTTCTAAAGATATTGAAGAAGCTCTTGCTGTGCGTATTGCTTCAACTCAAGAGCTGATGAAGTCATTGCAAAATTCCATTAACACTCAGAGATCAAGAATTCTGAACATTGCTCAGGCTTTGCACAAAAACCCATCTGCTAATG ATATTAAGAGCCAACTATCTGCTTTTGACAATTTGATGAAGGAGGAGGCTGCATTTCTGCATGAGGCAATTGATGTTCTTCATTTGAAGCATAAAGATTATGCTAATATGTTACGGACTTGTATTCAAGGTCATTCTGTGGACCAATCTGAGATAAATCGTCTTGCAG GTGAACTGGATGAAAGCATGGCAGAACTTGAAGAATGTAGGAGAAAACTAGTTAATCTGAAAATGCAGAAGGGCACAGCATCTGGAGTTCATACTTCAGTCCCAGGTTCAGCAAATGGAAGTTTGTCACCTGAAAAACCTGCAGATAGGACATTGCGTTTACTGGAATTGAAGGATTCAATTGAGGAAACCAAG ATTCTAGCAGCTGACCGCCTGTCTGAGCTTCAAGATGCACAGGAAGATAATCTGATCCTGTCAAAACAGTTGCAAGATCTTCAG GATGAGATCAAGGATGGGAAGTATGTTTATTCTTCTCGTGCATATACTTTATTGAATGATCAGCTCCAACATTGGAATGCCCAACTGGATCGCTATAAAGGACTGATGGACTCTCTGCAG GCTGACAGGTCTTCCATCTTGAGAAGGGAGAAGGAATTGAATGCAAAAGCAGAATCACTGGATGCTGTGAGGAATGATATTGCCAATTCTGAGTCCAAGATTGAAGAACTAAAGCTTCAATTACAGAACAGCattgttgaaaaaaatacaCTGGAGATTAAAATGGAAGAAGTCCTGCAAGATTCAG GTAGGAAAGATGTTAAAGCAGAATTTCATGTAATGAGCTCGGCTTTGTCTAAAGAACTGGAAATGATGGAAGCTCAGCTTAACCGTTGGAAGGAAACTGCTCATGAAGCCAATTCTCTACGAGGAGAAGCTCAATCACTGAAAGTTTTATTGGGCGAGAAG ACTGGTGAGTGCAAGAGCTTAGCAACTAAATGTTCTGAACAGGATGCAGAAATTAAATCTCTAAAATTGCTT GTTGAGAAGATGCAGAAGGGAAAAGTAGAATTGCAAATCCTATTGGATATGCTGGGGCAGCAAATTTATGACAACAG AGATATAACGCAAATCAAAGAATCAGAGCAGAGAGCCCGAGCACAAGCTCAACACTTGAGACATGCTCTGGATGAACATGGTCTGGAATTGAGAATAAAAGCAGCCAATGAAGCTGAGGCTGCTTGCCAGAAAAGGCTTTCTGCTGCCGAAGCTGAAATAGCCGCCCTAAGGGCTGAATTGGATGCAAGTGACAG AGATGTTTTAGAGTTGGAGGAGGCTGTTAAAAGTAAAGATGCAGAGGCAGAGGTCTATGTTTCTGAGATTGAG ACTATTGGCCAAGCATATGAAGATATGCAAGCACAGAACCAGCGTTTGTTGCAGCAGGTGGCTGAGAGGGATGATTATAACATTAAG CTTGTTTCTGAGAGTGTGAAGATGAAGCAGGCACAGAGCTTTTTACTGTCTGAAAAGCAAGTATTATCAAAGCAATCTCAGCAGGTAAATGGAACACTGGAATCTCTACAGTTGAAGATTGCTGACCGTGAGAAGCAG ATTAAAGTTTGCATTGCTGAAGCCCTGAAGTCTACGCAAGAAGATAGACGCCTTGCAGTGAATTTGGAAACTGCAAAGTGGGAATTGGCAGATGCCGAGAAGGAATTGAAGTGGGTCAAATCTTCTGTTTCTTCCTCTGAGAAGGAATATGAGCAATTACAGAGAAAGAAGGTTGAAGTACAAACGGAGTTGGACAAGGAAAG AGGTGAAAGGTACAAGGTCGAGGAAGAGCTGAAGGAGGTACATAAGAAGATTGCTGAAATGAGTTGTGAAAGTGGAGAGGCTGCAATACAAAAGCTGCAGGATGAAATCAAGGAGTGCAAGGCTATCCTCAAGTGTGGAGTATGTTTTGATCGTCCAAAGGAGGTTGTGATCACCAAGTGCTATCATTTATTTTGCTCTCCCTGCATTCAAAGAAATCTAGAGCTCCGACATCGCAAGTGTCCTGGTTGTGGAACTGCATTCGGCCAAAATGATGTTCGGTTTGTGAAGATATGA
- the LOC127795216 gene encoding ubiquitin receptor RAD23b-like — protein sequence MKLTVKTLKGSHFEIRVQPTDTIMAVKKNIEDVQGKDNYPCGQQLLIHNGKVLKDESTLAENKVSEDGFLVVMLSKSKTLASAGTSSAQPGSTTQSVSNPTPAPEAPIQAPAPKSTSPSSNEATTTVSSDVYGLAASTLVAGSNLEEIIQQIMDIGGGNWDKQTVVRALRAAYNNPERAVDYLYSGIPEVAEVAAPVPSFPMNQATSEGVEAGGAAADAPTSGAPNSSPLNLFPQETIPGGGSGGLGPLDFLRNSQQFQTLRSMVQANPQILQPMLQELGKQNPQLLRIIQEHHAEFLQLINEPVEGSEGELFDHPEQDMPHAISVTPAEQEAIERLEAMGFDRALVIEAFLACDRNEELAANYLLEHTGDYED from the exons ATGAAGCTCACTGTGAAGACTCTAAAAGGGAGCCACTTCGAAATTAGGGTTCAACCCACCGACACA ATCATGGCGgtgaagaaaaatattgaagatGTACAAGGAAAGGACAATTATCCATGTGGTCAACAATTATTGATTCACAATGGAAAGGTTTTGAAAGATGAAAGTACTCTGGCAGAGAATAAGGTGTCTGAAGATGGATTTCTTGTTGTCATGCTTAGCAAG AGTAAAACTTTGGCCTCAGCTGGGACTTCATCTGCACAG CCTGGATCTACAACTCAATCAGTGTCTAATCCCACTCCTGCACCAGAAGCTCCTATACAAGCACC GGCCCCAAAGAGCACCTCACCTTCTTCCAATGAGGCAACAACCAC TGTTTCTTCAGATGTCTATGGGCTGGCTGCTTCCACTTTAGTTGCTGGTAGTAATCTTGAGGAGATCATTCAACAAATAATGGATATTGGTGGTGGCAATTGGGACAAACAAACTGTTGTCCGTGCACTTAGAGCTGCTTATAACAATCCAGAGCGAGCTGTGGATTACCTGTATTCA GGTATTCCAGAAGTAGCAGAGGTTGCAGCGCCAGTGCCTAGTTTCCCTATGAACCAGGCAACTTCTGAGGGAGTTGAAGCAGGTGGTGCAGCAGCTGATGCACCCACTTCTGGGGCCCCTAATTCATCTCCGTTAAATTTGTTTCCTCAG GAAACAATTCCTGGTGGTGGCAGTGGTGGCCTTGGTCCCCTTGATTTCCTTAGGAACAGCCAGCAG TTTCAGACATTGCGTTCAATGGTGCAAGCAAATCCACAAATTTTACAG CCGATGCTTCAGGAGCTCGGAAAACAAAACCCCCAACTTTTGAGAATTATCCAGGAGCACCACGCTGAGTTTCTTCAACTAATAAATGAGCCTGTTGAAGGTTCTGAAGG GGAATTATTTGATCACCCTGAACAGGACATGCCGCATGCTATTAGTGTCACACCAGCAGAGCAAGAGGCAATAGAACGA CTTGAGGCTATGGGATTTGATAGAGCGCTTGTAATTGAGGCTTTTTTGGCCTGTGACCGCAATGAGGAATTGGCAGCAAACTACCTATTGGAGCATACTGGAGATTATGAAGATTAA